One genomic window of Columba livia isolate bColLiv1 breed racing homer chromosome 9, bColLiv1.pat.W.v2, whole genome shotgun sequence includes the following:
- the GP5 gene encoding platelet glycoprotein V, which translates to MLVFHLSVMIELFFQLDASVCPEKCDCSSKNAIHCSGPHIKDLELLNLPCNMTAIHITDTNVTYLRDVFSRMVELQHLILSSNNISLISPMAFKGLRRLKALILLDNKLVELPPEVFDDMVQLQQLIIENNRLKSIEENLFDRLASLEELFLNKNQLTALPTGVLKKLAKLKVLNLSRNCLAVLPRNIFSALTRLEKLILYFNKLSSVESGLFDSLRELLELFLHSNNIQSIAPDAFHCLQKLRILTLSRNKLEVLPPGLFLHLHDLSKLTLYKNPLKSLPEVLFGEMRHLGSLWLYHTKLSTIPDLVFSNLTNLKLLVLSFNPELSVLPKNVFSGLNELRGLSLHTNNISSLPEGIFQSLQKLQNISLFNSRLEALPRNLFHNLKHLQKVYLNSTKLQSLPGEIFTALPELQDVFLDGNPWKCDCQILGFQEWLQKSREIVRNVPSLMCDSPLALQNVSLVALTDDHLKCLPATAITDQVFSSTYSPASTSLVTEHLTSSRETAVTAVSDLDTSTPTSAPLAAPGFTYSHVEDVGRPWFHVSALPTRASPSVVIETDSVRGTDLTTLAWWDELPARRSAKPYFNTRVAYCQLFLCLHTLILVLQTVTIVLSLYVVGKTRQLLHSRNTLTQPVVLIKFLRR; encoded by the coding sequence ATGTTGGTGTTTCATTTGTCAGTGATGATCGAGCTTTTCTTCCAGTTGGATGCATCTGTTTGTCCTGAAAAGTGTGACTGCTCTTCGAAAAACGCAATTCATTGCTCTGGTCCCCACATAAAAGACCTGGAGTTGTTAAATCTGCCTTGCAACATGACGGCGATTCACATAACGGACACTAATGTGACGTACTTACGGGATGTTTTTTCTAGGATGGTGGAACTGCAGCATCTCATCTTGTCTTCAAACAACATTTCTCTGATTTCACCAATGGCTTTTAAAGGCTTGAGAAGGCTAAAAGCCCTCATATTGCTGGATAATAAGCTGGTTGAACTTCCCCCAGAAGTGTTTGATGACATGGTACAGCTTCAGCAATTGATCATTGAAAATAACAGGTTGAAATCCATCGAAGAAAATCTGTTTGACAGACTGGCTAGTTTGGAGGAGCTTTTCTTGAACAAAAACCAACTCACAGCACTTCCAACTGGTGTCCTGAAGAAACTTGCCAAACTCAAAGTACTGAATTTGTCGAGAAATTGTTTGGCAGTGCTGCCTAGAAATATATTTAGTGCATTAACCAGGCTTGAGAAGCTGATTCTGTATTTTAACAAGCTGTCTTCAGTAGAGTCTGGTTTGTTTGATAGCCTGAGGGAGCTGCTGGAACTCTTCCTGCATTCCAATAACATCCAGTCCATTGCTCCTGATGCATTTCATTGTCTTCAGAAACTGAGAATCCTGACGCTCTCCAGAAACAAGCTTGAGGTTTTGCCTCCTGGGCTTTTTCTGCACTTGCATGACCTGTCTAAATTGACCTTGTACAAGAACCCCCTCAAGTCTCTTCCAGAAGTATTGTTTGGAGAAATGAGGCATCTTGGTAGCCTGTGGCTGTATCACACAAAGCTCTCGACAATACCAGATCTTGTGTTCAGTAACTTGACAAATTTAAAGCTTCTTGTGCTGAGTTTTAATCCAGAGCTTAGTGTTCTTCCTAAGAACGTATTCAGTGGTCTGAATGAACTGCGGGGCCTTTCTCTGCATACAAATAATATTTCCAGTCTGCCAGAGGGCATCTTCCAGAGCCTTCAGAAACTGCAGAACATTTCCCTGTTCAATTCCAGGCTTGAGGCTCTCCCTAGAAACCTCTTCCACAATCTCAAGCACCTTCAGAAAGTTTACCTCAATAGCACTAAGCTGCAGTCTCTTCCTGGAGAAATCTTTACTGCTTTACCTGAGCTGCAAGACGTTTTCCTTGATGGCAACCCTTGGAAATGCGATTGCCAAATTCTTGGCTTCCAAGAGTGGCTCCAGAAGAGCAGGGAGATAGTTAGAAATGTGCCATCTCTGATGTGTGACAGCCCGCTGGCCCTGCAGAATGTTTCTCTTGTGGCTCTAACAGATGATCACCTGAAGTGCCTGCCAGCCACAGCCATTACAGACCAGGTGTTCAGCTCAACTTACTCCCCGGCTTCAACTTCTCTTGTGACGGAGCACTTGACATCATCTCGGGAGACTGCTGTAACTGCAGTGTCTGACCTGGACACCAGCACACCCACATCAGCGCCTCTTGCAGCTCCAGGTTTTACCTACTCACATGTTGAAGATGTTGGACGGCCTTGGTTTCATGTCTCAGCTCTTCCAACCCGAGCTTCTCCCAGCGTTGTAATAGAGACTGACAGTGTCAGAGGAACAGATTTAACGACTCTTGCCTGGTGGGATGAGCTGCCAGCCCGCAGGAGTGCCAAGCCCTATTTTAATACCAGAGTTGCTTATTGTCAGCTATTCTTGTGCCTTCACACTTTGATTTTAGTGCTCCAGACTGTAACCATTGTGCTCAGTCTGTATGTGGTGGGTAAAACCAGGCAGCTCTTGCACTCCCGAAATACTCTTACTCAGCCTGTGGTTCTGATAAAATTTTTGAGAAGGTAG